The Daucus carota subsp. sativus chromosome 9, DH1 v3.0, whole genome shotgun sequence genome window below encodes:
- the LOC108202595 gene encoding uncharacterized protein LOC108202595 isoform X3: protein MGMDDPYGVLGLPSGDEGAKLSEDEIKKAYRAKLLELHPDKNPDDPNANHNFLNLQASYEILIDKKARLDFHHRIKKQIKRSRTSQQQNSSKPRRRRTVVDEKERAARDAHSAAEAARDEEELIRRRNEQVIARLKRDWLASRAPPPAAASSSTLNKGEAEAEAEAASMRCPCGHCQSSRTNSGGDDESSRTNSGGDDGFEAQCLAKFRKIEVFPRIGCAVI from the coding sequence ATGGGTATGGATGATCCTTATGGTGTTCTAGGGTTACCAAGCGGTGACGAAGGTGCGAAACTTTCGGAGGACGAAATTAAAAAAGCTTATCGAGCGAAGCTTCTGGAATTACATCCAGACAAGAATCCTGATGATCCCAATGCTAATCACAATTTTCTTAATCTCCAGGCTTCCTATGAGATTCTAATTGATAAAAAAGCTAGACTCGATTTTCATCATCGAATCAAGAAACAGATTAAGCGATCGAGGACATCACAACAACAAAATTCTTCGAAGCCTCGTCGGAGGAGGACGGTTGTGGATGAGAAAGAGCGAGCGGCACGGGATGCTCACTCTGCCGCGGAAGCGGCTCGTGACGAGGAGGAATTGATTCGGAGAAGAAATGAGCAAGTAATTGCGAGATTGAAACGTGATTGGTTAGCCAGTAGAGCACCACCGCCTGCAGCAGCATCATCATCGACATTAAACAAAGGGGAAGCGGAAGCGGAAGCGGAAGCGGCTTCAATGCGGTGTCCCTGTGGACATTGTCAGTCTAGCAGAACTAATTCcggtggtgatgatgagtctAGCAGAACTAATTCCGGTGGTGATGATGGATTTGAGGCACAATGCTTGGCAAAATTCCGCAAG
- the LOC108202595 gene encoding uncharacterized protein LOC108202595 isoform X12, whose product MGMDDPYGVLGLPSGDEGAKLSEDEIKKAYRAKLLELHPDKNPDDPNANHNFLNLQASYEILIDKKARLDFHHRIKKQIKRSRTSQQQNSSKPRRRRTVVDEKERAARDAHSAAEAARDEEELIRRRNEQVIARLKRDWLASRAPPPAAASSSTLNKGEAEAEAEAASMRCPCGHCQSSRTNSGGDDGFEAQCLAKFRKAHEAL is encoded by the exons ATGGGTATGGATGATCCTTATGGTGTTCTAGGGTTACCAAGCGGTGACGAAGGTGCGAAACTTTCGGAGGACGAAATTAAAAAAGCTTATCGAGCGAAGCTTCTGGAATTACATCCAGACAAGAATCCTGATGATCCCAATGCTAATCACAATTTTCTTAATCTCCAGGCTTCCTATGAGATTCTAATTGATAAAAAAGCTAGACTCGATTTTCATCATCGAATCAAGAAACAGATTAAGCGATCGAGGACATCACAACAACAAAATTCTTCGAAGCCTCGTCGGAGGAGGACGGTTGTGGATGAGAAAGAGCGAGCGGCACGGGATGCTCACTCTGCCGCGGAAGCGGCTCGTGACGAGGAGGAATTGATTCGGAGAAGAAATGAGCAAGTAATTGCGAGATTGAAACGTGATTGGTTAGCCAGTAGAGCACCACCGCCTGCAGCAGCATCATCATCGACATTAAACAAAGGGGAAGCGGAAGCGGAAGCGGAAGCGGCTTCAATGCGGTGTCCCTGTGGACATTGTCAGTCTAGCAGAACTAATTCcggtggtgatgatg GATTTGAGGCACAATGCTTGGCAAAATTCCGCAAG
- the LOC108202595 gene encoding uncharacterized protein LOC108202595 isoform X9, which yields MGMDDPYGVLGLPSGDEGAKLSEDEIKKAYRAKLLELHPDKNPDDPNANHNFLNLQASYEILIDKKARLDFHHRIKKQIKRSRTSQQQNSSKPRRRRTVVDEKERAARDAHSAAEAARDEEELIRRRNEQVIARLKRDWLASRAPPPAAASSSTLNKGEAEAEAEAASMRCPCGHCQSSRTNSGGDDGFEAQCLAKFRKIEVFPRIGCAVI from the exons ATGGGTATGGATGATCCTTATGGTGTTCTAGGGTTACCAAGCGGTGACGAAGGTGCGAAACTTTCGGAGGACGAAATTAAAAAAGCTTATCGAGCGAAGCTTCTGGAATTACATCCAGACAAGAATCCTGATGATCCCAATGCTAATCACAATTTTCTTAATCTCCAGGCTTCCTATGAGATTCTAATTGATAAAAAAGCTAGACTCGATTTTCATCATCGAATCAAGAAACAGATTAAGCGATCGAGGACATCACAACAACAAAATTCTTCGAAGCCTCGTCGGAGGAGGACGGTTGTGGATGAGAAAGAGCGAGCGGCACGGGATGCTCACTCTGCCGCGGAAGCGGCTCGTGACGAGGAGGAATTGATTCGGAGAAGAAATGAGCAAGTAATTGCGAGATTGAAACGTGATTGGTTAGCCAGTAGAGCACCACCGCCTGCAGCAGCATCATCATCGACATTAAACAAAGGGGAAGCGGAAGCGGAAGCGGAAGCGGCTTCAATGCGGTGTCCCTGTGGACATTGTCAGTCTAGCAGAACTAATTCcggtggtgatgatg GATTTGAGGCACAATGCTTGGCAAAATTCCGCAAG
- the LOC108202595 gene encoding uncharacterized protein LOC108202595 isoform X10 — protein MGMDDPYGVLGLPSGDEGAKLSEDEIKKAYRAKLLELHPDKNPDDPNANHNFLNLQASYEILIDKKARLDFHHRIKKQIKRSRTSQQQNSSKPRRRRTVVDEKERAARDAHSAAEAARDEEELIRRRNEQVIARLKRDWLASRAPPPAAASSSTLNKGEAEAEAEAASMRCPCGHCQSSRTNSGGDDGFEAQCLAKFRKARIGVSCLQPP, from the exons ATGGGTATGGATGATCCTTATGGTGTTCTAGGGTTACCAAGCGGTGACGAAGGTGCGAAACTTTCGGAGGACGAAATTAAAAAAGCTTATCGAGCGAAGCTTCTGGAATTACATCCAGACAAGAATCCTGATGATCCCAATGCTAATCACAATTTTCTTAATCTCCAGGCTTCCTATGAGATTCTAATTGATAAAAAAGCTAGACTCGATTTTCATCATCGAATCAAGAAACAGATTAAGCGATCGAGGACATCACAACAACAAAATTCTTCGAAGCCTCGTCGGAGGAGGACGGTTGTGGATGAGAAAGAGCGAGCGGCACGGGATGCTCACTCTGCCGCGGAAGCGGCTCGTGACGAGGAGGAATTGATTCGGAGAAGAAATGAGCAAGTAATTGCGAGATTGAAACGTGATTGGTTAGCCAGTAGAGCACCACCGCCTGCAGCAGCATCATCATCGACATTAAACAAAGGGGAAGCGGAAGCGGAAGCGGAAGCGGCTTCAATGCGGTGTCCCTGTGGACATTGTCAGTCTAGCAGAACTAATTCcggtggtgatgatg GATTTGAGGCACAATGCTTGGCAAAATTCCGCAAG GCGCGTATAGGAGTTTCATGTTTACAGCCACCCTAA
- the LOC108202595 gene encoding uncharacterized protein LOC108202595 isoform X6, with translation MGMDDPYGVLGLPSGDEGAKLSEDEIKKAYRAKLLELHPDKNPDDPNANHNFLNLQASYEILIDKKARLDFHHRIKKQIKRSRTSQQQNSSKPRRRRTVVDEKERAARDAHSAAEAARDEEELIRRRNEQVIARLKRDWLASRAPPPAAASSSTLNKGEAEAEAEAASMRCPCGHCQSSRTNSGGDDESSRTNSGGDDGFEAQCLAKFRKAHEAL, from the coding sequence ATGGGTATGGATGATCCTTATGGTGTTCTAGGGTTACCAAGCGGTGACGAAGGTGCGAAACTTTCGGAGGACGAAATTAAAAAAGCTTATCGAGCGAAGCTTCTGGAATTACATCCAGACAAGAATCCTGATGATCCCAATGCTAATCACAATTTTCTTAATCTCCAGGCTTCCTATGAGATTCTAATTGATAAAAAAGCTAGACTCGATTTTCATCATCGAATCAAGAAACAGATTAAGCGATCGAGGACATCACAACAACAAAATTCTTCGAAGCCTCGTCGGAGGAGGACGGTTGTGGATGAGAAAGAGCGAGCGGCACGGGATGCTCACTCTGCCGCGGAAGCGGCTCGTGACGAGGAGGAATTGATTCGGAGAAGAAATGAGCAAGTAATTGCGAGATTGAAACGTGATTGGTTAGCCAGTAGAGCACCACCGCCTGCAGCAGCATCATCATCGACATTAAACAAAGGGGAAGCGGAAGCGGAAGCGGAAGCGGCTTCAATGCGGTGTCCCTGTGGACATTGTCAGTCTAGCAGAACTAATTCcggtggtgatgatgagtctAGCAGAACTAATTCCGGTGGTGATGATGGATTTGAGGCACAATGCTTGGCAAAATTCCGCAAG
- the LOC108202595 gene encoding uncharacterized protein LOC108202595 isoform X2 produces the protein MGMDDPYGVLGLPSGDEGAKLSEDEIKKAYRAKLLELHPDKNPDDPNANHNFLNLQASYEILIDKKARLDFHHRIKKQIKRSRTSQQQNSSKPRRRRTVVDEKERAARDAHSAAEAARDEEELIRRRNEQVIARLKRDWLASRAPPPAAASSSTLNKGEAEAEAEAASMRCPCGHCQSSRTNSGGDDESSRTNSGGDDGFEAQCLAKFRKARDTLLPNGCDT, from the coding sequence ATGGGTATGGATGATCCTTATGGTGTTCTAGGGTTACCAAGCGGTGACGAAGGTGCGAAACTTTCGGAGGACGAAATTAAAAAAGCTTATCGAGCGAAGCTTCTGGAATTACATCCAGACAAGAATCCTGATGATCCCAATGCTAATCACAATTTTCTTAATCTCCAGGCTTCCTATGAGATTCTAATTGATAAAAAAGCTAGACTCGATTTTCATCATCGAATCAAGAAACAGATTAAGCGATCGAGGACATCACAACAACAAAATTCTTCGAAGCCTCGTCGGAGGAGGACGGTTGTGGATGAGAAAGAGCGAGCGGCACGGGATGCTCACTCTGCCGCGGAAGCGGCTCGTGACGAGGAGGAATTGATTCGGAGAAGAAATGAGCAAGTAATTGCGAGATTGAAACGTGATTGGTTAGCCAGTAGAGCACCACCGCCTGCAGCAGCATCATCATCGACATTAAACAAAGGGGAAGCGGAAGCGGAAGCGGAAGCGGCTTCAATGCGGTGTCCCTGTGGACATTGTCAGTCTAGCAGAACTAATTCcggtggtgatgatgagtctAGCAGAACTAATTCCGGTGGTGATGATGGATTTGAGGCACAATGCTTGGCAAAATTCCGCAAG
- the LOC108202595 gene encoding uncharacterized protein LOC108202595 isoform X4: MGMDDPYGVLGLPSGDEGAKLSEDEIKKAYRAKLLELHPDKNPDDPNANHNFLNLQASYEILIDKKARLDFHHRIKKQIKRSRTSQQQNSSKPRRRRTVVDEKERAARDAHSAAEAARDEEELIRRRNEQVIARLKRDWLASRAPPPAAASSSTLNKGEAEAEAEAASMRCPCGHCQSSRTNSGGDDESSRTNSGGDDGFEAQCLAKFRKARIGVSCLQPP, encoded by the exons ATGGGTATGGATGATCCTTATGGTGTTCTAGGGTTACCAAGCGGTGACGAAGGTGCGAAACTTTCGGAGGACGAAATTAAAAAAGCTTATCGAGCGAAGCTTCTGGAATTACATCCAGACAAGAATCCTGATGATCCCAATGCTAATCACAATTTTCTTAATCTCCAGGCTTCCTATGAGATTCTAATTGATAAAAAAGCTAGACTCGATTTTCATCATCGAATCAAGAAACAGATTAAGCGATCGAGGACATCACAACAACAAAATTCTTCGAAGCCTCGTCGGAGGAGGACGGTTGTGGATGAGAAAGAGCGAGCGGCACGGGATGCTCACTCTGCCGCGGAAGCGGCTCGTGACGAGGAGGAATTGATTCGGAGAAGAAATGAGCAAGTAATTGCGAGATTGAAACGTGATTGGTTAGCCAGTAGAGCACCACCGCCTGCAGCAGCATCATCATCGACATTAAACAAAGGGGAAGCGGAAGCGGAAGCGGAAGCGGCTTCAATGCGGTGTCCCTGTGGACATTGTCAGTCTAGCAGAACTAATTCcggtggtgatgatgagtctAGCAGAACTAATTCCGGTGGTGATGATGGATTTGAGGCACAATGCTTGGCAAAATTCCGCAAG GCGCGTATAGGAGTTTCATGTTTACAGCCACCCTAA
- the LOC108202595 gene encoding uncharacterized protein LOC108202595 isoform X8: MGMDDPYGVLGLPSGDEGAKLSEDEIKKAYRAKLLELHPDKNPDDPNANHNFLNLQASYEILIDKKARLDFHHRIKKQIKRSRTSQQQNSSKPRRRRTVVDEKERAARDAHSAAEAARDEEELIRRRNEQVIARLKRDWLASRAPPPAAASSSTLNKGEAEAEAEAASMRCPCGHCQSSRTNSGGDDGFEAQCLAKFRKARDTLLPNGCDT, from the exons ATGGGTATGGATGATCCTTATGGTGTTCTAGGGTTACCAAGCGGTGACGAAGGTGCGAAACTTTCGGAGGACGAAATTAAAAAAGCTTATCGAGCGAAGCTTCTGGAATTACATCCAGACAAGAATCCTGATGATCCCAATGCTAATCACAATTTTCTTAATCTCCAGGCTTCCTATGAGATTCTAATTGATAAAAAAGCTAGACTCGATTTTCATCATCGAATCAAGAAACAGATTAAGCGATCGAGGACATCACAACAACAAAATTCTTCGAAGCCTCGTCGGAGGAGGACGGTTGTGGATGAGAAAGAGCGAGCGGCACGGGATGCTCACTCTGCCGCGGAAGCGGCTCGTGACGAGGAGGAATTGATTCGGAGAAGAAATGAGCAAGTAATTGCGAGATTGAAACGTGATTGGTTAGCCAGTAGAGCACCACCGCCTGCAGCAGCATCATCATCGACATTAAACAAAGGGGAAGCGGAAGCGGAAGCGGAAGCGGCTTCAATGCGGTGTCCCTGTGGACATTGTCAGTCTAGCAGAACTAATTCcggtggtgatgatg GATTTGAGGCACAATGCTTGGCAAAATTCCGCAAG
- the LOC108202595 gene encoding uncharacterized protein LOC108202595 isoform X7 — MGMDDPYGVLGLPSGDEGAKLSEDEIKKAYRAKLLELHPDKNPDDPNANHNFLNLQASYEILIDKKARLDFHHRIKKQIKRSRTSQQQNSSKPRRRRTVVDEKERAARDAHSAAEAARDEEELIRRRNEQVIARLKRDWLASRAPPPAAASSSTLNKGEAEAEAEAASMRCPCGHCQSSRTNSGGDDGFEAQCLAKFRKVICSIQVSANSDRIE; from the exons ATGGGTATGGATGATCCTTATGGTGTTCTAGGGTTACCAAGCGGTGACGAAGGTGCGAAACTTTCGGAGGACGAAATTAAAAAAGCTTATCGAGCGAAGCTTCTGGAATTACATCCAGACAAGAATCCTGATGATCCCAATGCTAATCACAATTTTCTTAATCTCCAGGCTTCCTATGAGATTCTAATTGATAAAAAAGCTAGACTCGATTTTCATCATCGAATCAAGAAACAGATTAAGCGATCGAGGACATCACAACAACAAAATTCTTCGAAGCCTCGTCGGAGGAGGACGGTTGTGGATGAGAAAGAGCGAGCGGCACGGGATGCTCACTCTGCCGCGGAAGCGGCTCGTGACGAGGAGGAATTGATTCGGAGAAGAAATGAGCAAGTAATTGCGAGATTGAAACGTGATTGGTTAGCCAGTAGAGCACCACCGCCTGCAGCAGCATCATCATCGACATTAAACAAAGGGGAAGCGGAAGCGGAAGCGGAAGCGGCTTCAATGCGGTGTCCCTGTGGACATTGTCAGTCTAGCAGAACTAATTCcggtggtgatgatg GATTTGAGGCACAATGCTTGGCAAAATTCCGCAAG
- the LOC108202595 gene encoding uncharacterized protein LOC108202595 isoform X1 — protein sequence MGMDDPYGVLGLPSGDEGAKLSEDEIKKAYRAKLLELHPDKNPDDPNANHNFLNLQASYEILIDKKARLDFHHRIKKQIKRSRTSQQQNSSKPRRRRTVVDEKERAARDAHSAAEAARDEEELIRRRNEQVIARLKRDWLASRAPPPAAASSSTLNKGEAEAEAEAASMRCPCGHCQSSRTNSGGDDESSRTNSGGDDGFEAQCLAKFRKVICSIQVSANSDRIE from the coding sequence ATGGGTATGGATGATCCTTATGGTGTTCTAGGGTTACCAAGCGGTGACGAAGGTGCGAAACTTTCGGAGGACGAAATTAAAAAAGCTTATCGAGCGAAGCTTCTGGAATTACATCCAGACAAGAATCCTGATGATCCCAATGCTAATCACAATTTTCTTAATCTCCAGGCTTCCTATGAGATTCTAATTGATAAAAAAGCTAGACTCGATTTTCATCATCGAATCAAGAAACAGATTAAGCGATCGAGGACATCACAACAACAAAATTCTTCGAAGCCTCGTCGGAGGAGGACGGTTGTGGATGAGAAAGAGCGAGCGGCACGGGATGCTCACTCTGCCGCGGAAGCGGCTCGTGACGAGGAGGAATTGATTCGGAGAAGAAATGAGCAAGTAATTGCGAGATTGAAACGTGATTGGTTAGCCAGTAGAGCACCACCGCCTGCAGCAGCATCATCATCGACATTAAACAAAGGGGAAGCGGAAGCGGAAGCGGAAGCGGCTTCAATGCGGTGTCCCTGTGGACATTGTCAGTCTAGCAGAACTAATTCcggtggtgatgatgagtctAGCAGAACTAATTCCGGTGGTGATGATGGATTTGAGGCACAATGCTTGGCAAAATTCCGCAAG
- the LOC108202595 gene encoding uncharacterized protein LOC108202595 isoform X5, with product MGMDDPYGVLGLPSGDEGAKLSEDEIKKAYRAKLLELHPDKNPDDPNANHNFLNLQASYEILIDKKARLDFHHRIKKQIKRSRTSQQQNSSKPRRRRTVVDEKERAARDAHSAAEAARDEEELIRRRNEQVIARLKRDWLASRAPPPAAASSSTLNKGEAEAEAEAASMRCPCGHCQSSRTNSGGDDESSRTNSGGDDGFEAQCLAKFRKDVHIWIRRSS from the coding sequence ATGGGTATGGATGATCCTTATGGTGTTCTAGGGTTACCAAGCGGTGACGAAGGTGCGAAACTTTCGGAGGACGAAATTAAAAAAGCTTATCGAGCGAAGCTTCTGGAATTACATCCAGACAAGAATCCTGATGATCCCAATGCTAATCACAATTTTCTTAATCTCCAGGCTTCCTATGAGATTCTAATTGATAAAAAAGCTAGACTCGATTTTCATCATCGAATCAAGAAACAGATTAAGCGATCGAGGACATCACAACAACAAAATTCTTCGAAGCCTCGTCGGAGGAGGACGGTTGTGGATGAGAAAGAGCGAGCGGCACGGGATGCTCACTCTGCCGCGGAAGCGGCTCGTGACGAGGAGGAATTGATTCGGAGAAGAAATGAGCAAGTAATTGCGAGATTGAAACGTGATTGGTTAGCCAGTAGAGCACCACCGCCTGCAGCAGCATCATCATCGACATTAAACAAAGGGGAAGCGGAAGCGGAAGCGGAAGCGGCTTCAATGCGGTGTCCCTGTGGACATTGTCAGTCTAGCAGAACTAATTCcggtggtgatgatgagtctAGCAGAACTAATTCCGGTGGTGATGATGGATTTGAGGCACAATGCTTGGCAAAATTCCGCAAG
- the LOC108200800 gene encoding zinc finger protein ZAT10, producing MAIEALSSPTTPTPPPSFHYKTLPKNQNPSKTIDTTNDDNHSSDPCMKKKRTKRPRYETPSTEEEYLALCLIMLARGTTDTASINKTADTKPVEVKPNQTYPVYPADSGTNHQSQNSSTDHYVPYKCSVCDKVFSSYQALGGHKASHRKLAGAADDVSIMNSGIPLSSVLTPSGRAHVCNICHKAFPTGQALGGHKRRHYDGVIGSAAGSGVTSSSGTGSIHLQGHHKEMDFDLNLPAEPEVGVPMEISVDFGRKSQLSGEQEAESPHPGKKARFSSGLGLGY from the coding sequence ATGGCTATTGAAGCTCTTAGCTCCCCAACCACACCCACTCCCCCTCCCTCCTTCCACTACAAAACCTTACCAAAAAATCAAAACCCTAGCAAAACAATTGATACTACAAATGATGATAATCACTCTAGTGATCCATGCATGAAGAAGAAACGCACGAAGCGCCCGCGTTACGAGACTCCATCCACCGAAGAGGAGTATCTTGCTCTTTGTCTCATCATGCTAGCCCGCGGCACCACCGACACGGCCTCGATCAACAAGACTGCTGATACGAAGCCGGTCGAAgtgaaaccaaaccaaacatacccgGTATATCCTGCTGACTCGGGTACCAACCATCAGAGTCAAAATTCTTCCACCGACCACTATGTGCCCTACAAGTGTAGCGTGTGTGACAAGGTGTTCTCGTCTTACCAAGCACTAGGAGGCCACAAAGCAAGCCACCGGAAGCTCGCCGGCGCCGCCGATGACGTGTCGATCATGAACTCCGGGATCCCGCTCTCCTCCGTTTTGACCCCTAGCGGGAGGGCCCACGTGTGTAACATCTGCCACAAGGCTTTCCCGACCGGCCAGGCTCTCGGCGGTCACAAACGCCGCCACTACGACGGAGTCATCGGAAGCGCCGCCGGCAGCGGCGTGACGTCATCCTCGGGAACCGGGTCGATCCACCTCCAAGGACACCACAAGGAAATGGACTTTGACCTGAACTTGCCGGCGGAGCCGGAAGTCGGGGTTCCGATGGAGATCAGCGTTGACTTTGGTCGGAAAAGTCAACTCTCCGGCGAGCAAGAAGCGGAAAGTCCACATCCGGGAAAGAAAGCGAGGTTTTCAAGTGGGTTGGGATTAGGATATTAA
- the LOC108200713 gene encoding mitotic checkpoint protein BUB3.1 — MSTVPPLLGRELKDPPADGISSLTFSSHSDNLLVSSWDKTVRLYDARSDVLRGEFRHGGAVLDCCFQDDFVGFSGGADHTVRRLVFNNEKEDVLGKHDSPVRCVEYSNATGQVITGSWDKTVKCWDPRGTGGEESHLVGTYYQPERVYSLSCVGHRLVVATAGRKVNVYDLRNMSRPEQQRTSSLKYQTRCVRCYPNGTGYALSSVEGRVAMEFFDLSEAGQSKKYAFKCHRQSENGKDIVYSVNAIAFHPIHGTFATGGSDGFVNVWDGNNKKRLYQYAKYPSSISALSFSKDGGLLAVASSYTFDEGEKPHEPDSIFVRNVNEVEVKPKPKALPNPTP, encoded by the exons atgtCGACGGTGCCACCGCTGCTCGGACGGGAGCTAAAAGATCCACCGGCCGACGGAATCTCCAGTCTCACCTTCTCCAGTCACAGCGACAATCTCCTCGTTTCCTCTTGGGACAAA ACTGTTCGATTATACGATGCAAGGTCCGATGTGTTGAGAGGAGAGTTCAGGCACGGTGGTGCGGTACTTGATTGCTGTTTTCAGGATGATTTTGTAGGGTTTAGTGGCGGTGCTGATCATACCGTGAGGCG GCTTGTTTTCAACAATGAGAAAGAGGATGTATTAGGAAAGCATGATTCACCAGTACGCTGTGTTGAGTATTCAAATGCGACAG GGCAGGTGATCACAGGTAGCTGGGATAAAACTGTTAAGTGTTGGGATCCTAGAGGAACTGGTGGGGAGGAAAGCCATCTGGTTGGAACCTATTATCAACCTGAGCGTGTCTATTCTCTTTCTTGTGTTGGCCATCGTTTGGTGGTTGCAACAGCTGGGCGGAAGGTGAATGTGTATGATTTGCGGAATATGTCTCGACCTGAACAACAAAGGACATCTTCTTTGAAATACCAAACCAGATGTGTCCGCTGTTACCCCAATGGAACAG GTTATGCTCTTAGTTCAGTGGAAGGTCGAGTTGCAATGGAGTTTTTTGATCTATCTGAAGCTGGTCAAAGCAAAAA ATATGCCTTCAAGTGTCATCGACAATCAGAAAATGGTAAAGACATAGTCTACTCTGTAAATGCAATTGCATTTCACCCCAT cCATGGTACTTTTGCAACGGGCGGGTCTGATGGTTTTGTGAATGTGTGGGATGGAAACAACAAGAAGCGGTTGTATCAG TATGCCAAGTACCCCTCAAGCATATCTGCATTATCATTCAGCAAAGATGGCGGATTGTTGGCTGTCGCATCTAGTTACACTTTCGACGAGGGAGAAAAACC CCATGAACCAGATTCCATCTTTGTGCGCAATGTAAATGAAGTTGAAGTGAAACCAAAGCCGAAAGCACTCCCAAATCCTACCCCTTAA
- the LOC108202595 gene encoding uncharacterized protein LOC108202595 isoform X11 translates to MGMDDPYGVLGLPSGDEGAKLSEDEIKKAYRAKLLELHPDKNPDDPNANHNFLNLQASYEILIDKKARLDFHHRIKKQIKRSRTSQQQNSSKPRRRRTVVDEKERAARDAHSAAEAARDEEELIRRRNEQVIARLKRDWLASRAPPPAAASSSTLNKGEAEAEAEAASMRCPCGHCQSSRTNSGGDDGFEAQCLAKFRKDVHIWIRRSS, encoded by the exons ATGGGTATGGATGATCCTTATGGTGTTCTAGGGTTACCAAGCGGTGACGAAGGTGCGAAACTTTCGGAGGACGAAATTAAAAAAGCTTATCGAGCGAAGCTTCTGGAATTACATCCAGACAAGAATCCTGATGATCCCAATGCTAATCACAATTTTCTTAATCTCCAGGCTTCCTATGAGATTCTAATTGATAAAAAAGCTAGACTCGATTTTCATCATCGAATCAAGAAACAGATTAAGCGATCGAGGACATCACAACAACAAAATTCTTCGAAGCCTCGTCGGAGGAGGACGGTTGTGGATGAGAAAGAGCGAGCGGCACGGGATGCTCACTCTGCCGCGGAAGCGGCTCGTGACGAGGAGGAATTGATTCGGAGAAGAAATGAGCAAGTAATTGCGAGATTGAAACGTGATTGGTTAGCCAGTAGAGCACCACCGCCTGCAGCAGCATCATCATCGACATTAAACAAAGGGGAAGCGGAAGCGGAAGCGGAAGCGGCTTCAATGCGGTGTCCCTGTGGACATTGTCAGTCTAGCAGAACTAATTCcggtggtgatgatg GATTTGAGGCACAATGCTTGGCAAAATTCCGCAAG